The nucleotide window AATTCATCTAAGTTAGCATTAATTATATTTTGTTCAGCTTTTCTTACAGCAGACGGAGCCTTATCAAAGCCCATAATTTTAAAGTGTGAACTTCTTATTTTCTTTAATAATGAATCTTGAATTACAAAATACAAATCTTCATCGTAGTCTTTCCAATTTTCAAAAGCAAAGTGCTTACGATTAATATTTGCAGGTATTTGATTAGCAATCATTGCTGCTTCAATCAAAATAGTTCCAGAACCACACATAGGATCAATAAAATTCTCTTCACCTTTATATCCAGATAACAATACTAAACCAGCTGCTAAAACTTCATTAATCGGGGCAATATTAGTAGCACTCCTATACCCTCTTTTATGCAAAGAATCTCCAGAAGAATCTAATGAAATTGTTAACCATTCTTTATGAATATGGATATGAATTTTTACATCTGGATATTTTAAGTCTACATTTGGGCGCTTTTTATACTTATGCATGAAATAATCAGCAATAGCATCTTTCGATTTTAAGCTAATATAATGTGAGTTAGTAGTAAAATTTCTAGAATTTACAACAGCTCCAATAGCAAAGGTTCCTTCTACATCTAAAAAGCGTTCCCATTTTATACGTTGTATAGCTTCATATAAATCTTCTTCATCAAAAATTTTACTCCTTTTTATAGGTTTTAAAATCCTAATAGCTGTTCTTAAAGCAATATTTGCTTTATACATAAACCCTTTATCTCCTCTAAAAGAAACATTTCTTATTCCTTCTTTTACTTCTTGAGCACCTAGTTTACGAAGTTCATCTGCTAAAACACCTTCTAAACCTGCCATAGTTATGGCTGTCATTTTAAAATCTTTCTCCATGTATACCTGTAAAATTTCGTTACAAAAGTACTGCTAATTTATCTACTTATGAATTTTTATTCTTTCATCTTATAAAACGTAAGATTTCATTATTTTTGCTGACTCTTATTATTATGGATACAAAAAAAGATTGGTTTACTTCGTGGTTTGATACACCTTACTATCATATTTTATATAAGCATAGAAATGATACTGATGCGCAATTTTTTATGCGTAACATTACTTCTTTCTTAAAACTAAAGAAAAACAGCTCAATTGCTGATGTTCCTTGCGGTAAGGGAAGGCATTCTGTTTATCTAAATTCTTTAGGGTACAATGTTAGCGGTGGTGATTTAAGTACTAATAGTATTCAACATGCTAAAGAATTTGAAAATGATTCTTTAGAGTTTGAAGTATGGGATATGCGTAAACCTATTGAGAATAAATACGACGCTATTTTTAACTTATTTACTAGTTTTGGATATTTTGAAGATGACAATGATGATATTTTAATTTTACAGAACTTCAAAAACGGGCTAAAAAAAGATGGTGTTTTAGTTGTAGATTTTTTAAATGTTGAAAAAGCAAAAGCTAATTTAATACCTGAAGAAGCAAAAACTATTGACGGAATTAAATTTAATATAAAAAAAGAGATTAAAAATGGTTTTATTTTAAAGCATATTTCATTTTTTGCAGACAATGAGGAACATACCTATACTGAACAAGTAAAACTTTTAACTTTAGAAAAAATGCACCATTATTTTGAAAGTGCTGGATTAAAAGTTAAGCATGTTTTTGGTAATTATGCTTTACAAGATTTTAACAAAGAAACTTCTGACAGATTAATACTAATTGCTGAATGAGTTATATTTTATTAATACTTTCTGTTTTATTAGGTTCTTTAATTGTTTTATTTATAAAACCTAGCAACACCTTTGTAAGGTTATTACTTGCTTTTAGTGGTGCCTATTTACTATCTGTTACAGTTTTACATCTACTTCCTGAAGTATATACACAAAATACGAACATTAAATTAATTGGTATTCTTATTTTAGGAGGTATCTTAATACAATCTGTATTAGAATCATTTTCCAAAGGGGCTGAACATGGTCATGTTCACATACATTCTGATAAAGAAAAATTCCCTTGGTTATTATTTATCAGTTTGTGTATTCATGCCTTTTCAGAAGGACTCCCTATTCATGACCATGAAGGTCATCAACATAATCTTTTATGGGCTATTTTTATTCATAAAATACCAATTGCTGTTGTTTTAACTACTTTTTTAATAAAAACTAAATACACTAAAAAAACAATGGTTCTTTTTTTAGGTTTGTTTGCATTAATGAGTCCGTTAGGTATTTTTATTTCAGAAAAAATTACTTTTTTCACAAAATACCACTCAGAAATTACTGCTTTTACCATTGGTATATTTTTACACATTTCTACTATTATCCTATTTGAGGGTTCAGAAAACCATAAATTTAACTTACAAAAATTCACTGCTATTTTACTAGGAATCATACTTACTATTATTACTGTATAAGATTTTTACTTATATTTAGGTAGTTTAAAGTACTTACTTGTAGGTAATTTTTTTATATCAAAAAAGTTGAACTTTGAAAGTAAATAAAACTTATATTATGAATGCAAACAACTACACTTACTTTCTTGAAGTAAAAGCAGGAAAGTTACATAGTTACTTTAATCTCAGGAATAAATTAATAAACTTACACATTTCCGTACCAAATATTGATTTTGATATTATTAGTACTTACTTTTTGGGAGCAAACAAAAAAGAGAAAGCTATAATTGTACACATTTCCGATCAAACAAAAAAAAGGATTTGTAATAATACAGGAGGAAAAGTATTGTTAAAAAAGAGAATCTATTTTTCTGAAGTGAAACCTACTCTATCTGGTGAGATTCTTGACCTAAATAAAGATGATAAACTTAAGGTTTATGTAATTAATGATTTTCCAACAGATTTTGATAATAATAAAGTACGCTATTTTTCAAATTTAAGAAAAAAAATTTACAACTGATCATTCATGGGGTTGTGGAAACACAATACTTAACAATTATCCTTTAACAGAAAAATCAGTAACAGAAAACATTAAATTTTCATCAAGCAAGGATGAATATGCGATGCCAGAAGAAG belongs to Tenacibaculum sp. MAR_2010_89 and includes:
- a CDS encoding bifunctional 2-polyprenyl-6-hydroxyphenol methylase/3-demethylubiquinol 3-O-methyltransferase UbiG, with the protein product MDTKKDWFTSWFDTPYYHILYKHRNDTDAQFFMRNITSFLKLKKNSSIADVPCGKGRHSVYLNSLGYNVSGGDLSTNSIQHAKEFENDSLEFEVWDMRKPIENKYDAIFNLFTSFGYFEDDNDDILILQNFKNGLKKDGVLVVDFLNVEKAKANLIPEEAKTIDGIKFNIKKEIKNGFILKHISFFADNEEHTYTEQVKLLTLEKMHHYFESAGLKVKHVFGNYALQDFNKETSDRLILIAE
- a CDS encoding ZIP family metal transporter encodes the protein MSYILLILSVLLGSLIVLFIKPSNTFVRLLLAFSGAYLLSVTVLHLLPEVYTQNTNIKLIGILILGGILIQSVLESFSKGAEHGHVHIHSDKEKFPWLLFISLCIHAFSEGLPIHDHEGHQHNLLWAIFIHKIPIAVVLTTFLIKTKYTKKTMVLFLGLFALMSPLGIFISEKITFFTKYHSEITAFTIGIFLHISTIILFEGSENHKFNLQKFTAILLGIILTIITV
- a CDS encoding class I SAM-dependent RNA methyltransferase; its protein translation is MEKDFKMTAITMAGLEGVLADELRKLGAQEVKEGIRNVSFRGDKGFMYKANIALRTAIRILKPIKRSKIFDEEDLYEAIQRIKWERFLDVEGTFAIGAVVNSRNFTTNSHYISLKSKDAIADYFMHKYKKRPNVDLKYPDVKIHIHIHKEWLTISLDSSGDSLHKRGYRSATNIAPINEVLAAGLVLLSGYKGEENFIDPMCGSGTILIEAAMIANQIPANINRKHFAFENWKDYDEDLYFVIQDSLLKKIRSSHFKIMGFDKAPSAVRKAEQNIINANLDEFIGVHHVNFFNSKKEVFGKTTILFNPPYGERLNIDVEEFYGKIGDTLKHNYGNSTAWLITSDIQALKHVGLRTSKRVPLKNADLDCRFVKYELYEGSKKAKKNTSYEEE